One segment of bacterium DNA contains the following:
- a CDS encoding ribonucleoside triphosphate reductase, which yields MKQIFSFLKKAFQFLKSSLSNSIGAIGQIKNRVLDYLERKDWRERENANTVYSLAQLEKYLAGHEIAEYCLENLYKGDIADAHKNGYFHIHDLNMGIAPYCCGFDTYLILSKGFPPAISNTACSSSPKHFSSALGQLVNFIGTVSNEIAGAVALNDFDILLAPYLEVDELSDKEIYQRLQEFIYSINVPSRFSQSPFVNLTIDFTVPNYLKNLPVFVGKPLDITYGEYKRLQALMNRINRNLLKLLIRGDSQGRPFTFPVITINITKDFKQRVPEDIQELLWEWTAYKGGGYYQNMVSSNLDVSDIRAMCCHLRLDLTELKRNVGTSIGGSSPQTGSLGVVDINLPLIAQNYGLNRFFQTLITYVNLACLALIKKRQKIDKLWECGLFPYLKHYLKDFSHHFLTVSVQGAWEAWIFLGKPNNFTDFCIKIANLINQEILKWQQKTGYLFNLESAPGEGCCYRFAKFLKNFDREFITNGLNLPVDYSDDLYDYVRHYDKILPLFTGGSIFLIFTGERLQPYSIWPLIRMLTYKTKIPYFAITPTFSYCPKCKCTYQGKMEKCEKCGTICEIYDRVVGYYRPTKLWNKGKQEEFKRRKRFNLNNRSP from the coding sequence ATGAAACAAATTTTTTCCTTTCTAAAAAAAGCATTTCAATTTTTAAAATCTTCTCTATCCAATTCTATTGGCGCAATCGGCCAAATAAAGAATAGGGTTTTGGATTATTTAGAGAGAAAAGATTGGCGTGAAAGAGAAAATGCTAATACTGTATATTCTTTAGCACAATTAGAAAAATACTTGGCTGGACACGAAATTGCAGAATATTGTTTGGAAAATTTATATAAAGGCGACATTGCAGATGCGCATAAGAATGGTTATTTTCACATTCATGATTTAAATATGGGCATTGCTCCATATTGTTGTGGATTTGACACTTATCTAATATTATCTAAGGGATTTCCACCTGCTATTTCTAATACAGCATGTTCTTCATCACCAAAACATTTTAGTTCTGCGCTAGGACAATTAGTTAATTTTATTGGTACTGTTTCAAATGAAATAGCTGGTGCAGTAGCATTAAATGATTTTGATATACTTTTAGCACCTTATCTAGAAGTTGATGAATTAAGTGACAAAGAAATCTATCAAAGATTGCAGGAATTTATATATAGTATCAATGTTCCAAGTCGCTTCTCCCAAAGTCCGTTCGTCAATCTTACAATAGATTTTACAGTACCAAATTATCTTAAAAATCTCCCAGTTTTCGTTGGAAAACCATTAGATATAACTTATGGTGAATACAAAAGATTGCAAGCTTTGATGAATAGAATAAATAGAAATTTGCTAAAACTTTTAATTAGAGGCGATTCACAAGGAAGGCCTTTTACTTTTCCAGTTATCACAATAAACATCACGAAAGATTTCAAGCAGAGAGTTCCAGAAGACATTCAGGAATTATTATGGGAATGGACTGCATATAAAGGTGGTGGATATTATCAAAATATGGTTTCAAGTAATCTAGACGTTTCAGATATTAGAGCAATGTGTTGCCATTTGCGTTTAGATTTAACTGAATTAAAGCGAAATGTAGGAACTTCAATTGGCGGAAGTTCCCCACAGACTGGAAGTTTAGGTGTAGTAGATATTAACTTACCACTTATAGCTCAAAATTATGGACTTAATAGATTTTTTCAAACTTTAATTACTTATGTGAATCTTGCTTGTCTTGCATTGATTAAGAAAAGGCAAAAAATAGATAAATTGTGGGAATGTGGTTTATTTCCATACTTAAAGCATTATCTTAAAGATTTTTCACATCATTTTTTAACTGTTTCAGTTCAAGGTGCTTGGGAAGCATGGATTTTTCTAGGAAAACCTAATAATTTTACAGATTTCTGCATAAAAATTGCTAATTTAATCAATCAAGAGATTTTGAAATGGCAACAAAAGACTGGGTATTTGTTTAATCTAGAAAGCGCACCTGGAGAAGGATGTTGCTATAGATTTGCAAAATTTCTCAAAAATTTTGATAGAGAATTTATTACTAATGGATTGAACTTACCTGTAGATTATTCAGATGATTTATATGACTATGTAAGACATTATGACAAAATTTTACCTTTGTTTACAGGTGGAAGTATATTTCTTATTTTTACAGGAGAACGTTTACAACCATATTCTATTTGGCCTTTAATTAGGATGCTTACATATAAAACTAAAATTCCATATTTTGCAATTACACCAACTTTTTCTTATTGTCCTAAATGCAAATGCACTTATCAAGGTAAAATGGAAAAATGTGAAAAGTGTGGAACTATATGTGAAATTTATGATCGTGTAGTTGGATATTATAGGCCAACAAAATTGTGGAATAAAGGCAAACAAGAAGAGTTCAAAAGAAGGAAAAGATTCAATTTAAATAATA